In Actinomadura luzonensis, a single window of DNA contains:
- a CDS encoding ABC transporter ATP-binding protein, translating into MSADTLATAKPAVELEGITKRFPGVVANHDIRITVRPGTVHAIVGENGAGKSTLMKILYGMQKPDEGTIKVNGTEVSFRTPSDAIAVGIGMVHQHFMLADNLTVLENIVLGAEPTKAGVLDTNAARVRIEQLAASHGLRVDPGRLVEDLGVGDRQRVEILKVLYRGARILILDEPTAVLVPQEVEELFQNLRELKAEGLTVIFISHKLDEVLDIADAITVIRRGTTVASMPRAEVASARQLAELMVGSELPTPETRESTVTDRVAFQAAHLTVETDGKRRLLDDVSFDIHEGEILGIAGVEGNGQSELIEAIMGIRPAQGLIRLAGQDVSAWPTLKRREAGIGYIPEDRHRQGLLLEASLWENRVLGHQTRKPARKGIWVDRRASKADTERIVKEYDVRTPSVETLALALSGGNQQKLIVGREMSSEPKFLIAAHPTRGVDVGAQAAIWDHLRNARAAGLAVLLISADLDELIGLSDTIRVIYRGRLVAALDPSDITPERLGGYMTGAIAGTEET; encoded by the coding sequence ATGAGTGCTGACACCCTGGCCACGGCGAAACCCGCCGTAGAGCTGGAGGGCATCACCAAGCGTTTCCCCGGTGTCGTCGCGAACCATGACATCCGCATCACCGTCAGACCCGGGACGGTGCACGCCATCGTGGGAGAGAACGGCGCGGGCAAATCCACCCTGATGAAGATCCTCTACGGCATGCAGAAGCCGGACGAGGGCACGATCAAGGTGAACGGCACGGAGGTCAGCTTCCGCACGCCGAGCGACGCCATCGCCGTCGGCATCGGCATGGTCCACCAGCACTTCATGCTGGCCGACAACCTCACCGTGCTGGAGAACATCGTCCTCGGCGCCGAGCCGACCAAGGCCGGCGTGCTCGACACCAACGCGGCGCGGGTGCGCATCGAGCAACTGGCCGCCTCGCACGGCCTGCGCGTCGATCCCGGCAGGCTCGTGGAGGACCTCGGCGTCGGCGACCGCCAGCGCGTGGAGATCCTCAAGGTGCTCTACCGGGGCGCCCGCATCCTGATCCTCGACGAGCCGACGGCCGTGCTCGTCCCGCAGGAGGTCGAGGAGCTCTTCCAGAACCTGCGCGAGCTCAAGGCCGAGGGCCTGACCGTCATCTTCATCTCCCACAAGCTCGACGAGGTGCTCGACATCGCCGACGCCATCACGGTGATCCGGCGCGGCACCACGGTCGCGAGCATGCCGCGCGCCGAGGTCGCGAGCGCCCGCCAGCTCGCCGAGCTGATGGTCGGCAGCGAGCTGCCCACGCCCGAGACGCGCGAGTCCACCGTCACCGACCGGGTGGCCTTCCAGGCCGCGCACCTCACCGTCGAGACCGACGGCAAGCGGCGGCTGCTGGACGACGTGTCGTTCGACATCCACGAGGGCGAGATCCTCGGCATCGCGGGCGTCGAGGGCAACGGCCAGTCCGAGCTGATCGAGGCCATCATGGGCATCCGCCCGGCCCAGGGCCTGATCCGGCTCGCCGGGCAGGACGTGAGCGCCTGGCCCACGCTGAAGCGCCGCGAGGCCGGCATCGGCTACATCCCCGAGGACCGCCACCGCCAGGGCCTGCTCCTGGAGGCGTCGCTGTGGGAGAACCGCGTCCTCGGCCACCAGACCAGGAAGCCCGCCAGGAAGGGCATCTGGGTGGACCGGCGCGCCTCCAAGGCCGACACCGAGCGCATCGTCAAGGAGTACGACGTGCGCACCCCGAGCGTCGAGACCCTGGCCCTCGCGCTGTCCGGCGGCAACCAGCAGAAGCTCATCGTCGGCCGCGAGATGAGCAGCGAGCCGAAGTTCCTCATCGCCGCGCACCCCACGCGCGGCGTCGACGTCGGCGCCCAGGCCGCCATCTGGGACCACCTCCGCAACGCCCGCGCCGCCGGCCTCGCCGTGCTGCTCATCTCGGCCGACCTCGACGAGCTGATCGGCCTGTCCGACACGATCCGGGTCATCTACCGCGGGCGCCTCGTGGCCGCGCTCGACCCGTCCGACATCACGCCCGAGCGGCTGGGCGGCTACATGACCGGCGCCATCGCCGGCACTGAGGAGACGTGA